One Algibacter sp. L3A6 genomic region harbors:
- a CDS encoding ATP-binding protein: MDNTLLESLLKALEFSPENIELRFQIAKLYSDALNYEEAEKHLLFILDKQPTEAHKFLLAECYFKQKKYNLTEVILEELIEKNEAPAYLELQCFCYIDQDQKEDALATYQRILEIDKSFRNDEFENLFRIPVEDFDDDFIDEDGISFLRKPDINFKNVGGMEKVKEEIDLKIIKPLLHKDLYKAYGKKIGGGILLYGPPGCGKTHIARATAGEINANFINIGINDILDMWMGSSEKNLHEIFETARANTPCVIFIDEIDALGANRNDINKTAGRTVINQFLSELDGIDSDNEGILVLGATNAPWYIDPAFRRPGRFDRIIFVAPPDEIAREEIFKIELKEKPTENIKFQDLAKKSKEFSGADIKASVDIAIEQKLLESFKDGIPKPLTTKDILKAFGKMKASTREWFNSAKNYALYSNDSGLYDDILVYLKIKK, encoded by the coding sequence ATGGATAACACACTACTAGAAAGTCTACTTAAAGCCTTAGAGTTTTCGCCAGAAAACATAGAATTACGATTTCAAATTGCAAAGCTATATTCTGATGCTTTAAATTATGAAGAAGCAGAAAAGCATCTATTATTTATTTTAGATAAACAGCCTACAGAAGCTCATAAATTTCTATTAGCAGAGTGTTACTTTAAACAGAAAAAATATAATTTAACAGAGGTTATCCTCGAAGAACTTATTGAAAAGAATGAAGCACCTGCTTATTTAGAGCTTCAATGTTTTTGCTATATAGACCAAGACCAAAAGGAAGATGCACTTGCCACCTACCAACGTATTCTAGAAATTGACAAATCGTTTAGAAATGACGAATTTGAAAATTTATTTAGAATTCCGGTTGAAGATTTTGATGATGATTTTATAGATGAAGATGGTATATCTTTTCTTAGAAAACCAGACATTAATTTCAAAAATGTTGGTGGTATGGAAAAAGTAAAAGAGGAAATTGATTTAAAAATCATTAAGCCGCTTTTACATAAAGATTTATACAAAGCTTACGGAAAAAAAATTGGCGGAGGTATTTTACTTTATGGACCTCCAGGATGCGGTAAAACCCATATTGCACGTGCTACAGCAGGTGAAATTAATGCCAACTTTATAAATATTGGTATTAACGACATTTTAGATATGTGGATGGGAAGCTCTGAGAAGAACTTACACGAAATATTTGAAACTGCTAGAGCCAACACACCTTGCGTTATTTTTATAGATGAAATTGATGCCTTGGGTGCCAATAGAAATGATATCAATAAAACCGCAGGAAGAACCGTTATCAATCAGTTTTTATCAGAACTTGATGGTATTGATTCTGATAACGAAGGTATATTAGTTTTGGGCGCTACAAATGCACCTTGGTATATAGATCCAGCTTTTAGACGTCCTGGGCGTTTTGATCGTATTATTTTTGTAGCACCACCAGATGAAATTGCTAGAGAAGAAATATTCAAGATTGAATTAAAAGAGAAACCTACCGAAAATATTAAGTTTCAAGATTTAGCTAAAAAAAGTAAAGAATTTTCGGGAGCAGATATTAAAGCAAGTGTAGATATTGCCATTGAGCAAAAACTACTCGAATCTTTTAAAGATGGCATACCAAAACCATTAACCACTAAAGATATTCTAAAAGCCTTTGGTAAAATGAAAGCTTCTACTAGAGAATGGTTTAATTCGGCAAAAAACTACGCTTTATACTCAAACGATTCTGGTTTATATGATGATATTTTAGTCTATCTAAAAATTAAAAAATAA
- a CDS encoding WbqC family protein — protein sequence MKTLIHPTYFPSIAHFIAIANTDELIFETDDNFLKQTYRNRAYVYGANGKLTLNIPVIHSQKNRQKYRDVKIFNEEKWQSLHWKSLLSAYRTSPFFEYYEDELQPLFEMKTDFILDFNLKCFETITECLQLDVNTSKTEIYQENPTDTNDFRFLVHAKKEQPQNFESYTQVFSNKHGFIPNLSILDLLFNEGPNALNYLESQTIITP from the coding sequence ATGAAAACTCTAATTCATCCCACATATTTCCCGAGTATTGCTCATTTTATAGCTATTGCAAATACAGATGAATTGATATTTGAAACCGATGATAATTTTTTAAAGCAAACCTATAGAAACCGCGCTTACGTATACGGTGCGAATGGTAAACTTACTTTAAATATACCCGTAATACACTCGCAAAAAAACAGGCAAAAGTATCGTGATGTTAAAATATTTAATGAAGAAAAATGGCAGAGCTTACATTGGAAATCTTTACTTTCAGCTTACAGAACATCTCCTTTTTTTGAGTATTATGAAGATGAGCTTCAACCTTTATTTGAAATGAAAACTGATTTTATTTTAGATTTTAATTTGAAGTGTTTTGAAACTATTACCGAGTGTTTACAATTAGACGTCAACACATCAAAAACTGAAATCTACCAAGAAAATCCAACAGATACTAATGATTTTCGATTTTTAGTACACGCAAAAAAAGAACAGCCACAAAATTTTGAAAGCTATACACAGGTTTTTAGCAACAAGCATGGGTTTATTCCTAATTTAAGTATTCTAGACTTACTTTTTAATGAAGGCCCAAATGCACTAAATTATTTAGAGTCTCAAACCATTATTACACCCTAA
- the dapB gene encoding 4-hydroxy-tetrahydrodipicolinate reductase, giving the protein MNIALLGYGRMGQTIEQIAIKRGHNIVLKVDKDDTDYDITKADVAIDFSIPDVAFNNISNCLNNNVPVISGTTGWLDNYDNAVALCEEKKGAFIYASNFSLGVNIFFELNKTLAKMMSTLEQYNVSMEEIHHTKKLDAPSGTAITLAEGIINNNPHYDGWMLDDKADKKLPIVAKRIEDVPGTHTVTYQSEVDTITIDHVAHNRQGFALGAVIASEWIVGKTGVFTMNDVLNIG; this is encoded by the coding sequence ATGAACATTGCTTTACTCGGATACGGGAGAATGGGTCAAACCATAGAACAAATAGCCATTAAACGCGGCCACAATATTGTTTTAAAGGTTGATAAAGATGATACAGATTACGATATTACTAAAGCCGATGTTGCCATAGATTTCAGTATTCCAGACGTAGCTTTCAACAACATTTCAAACTGTTTAAACAACAACGTACCTGTTATTTCAGGAACAACAGGTTGGTTAGATAATTATGATAATGCTGTAGCATTATGCGAAGAGAAAAAAGGCGCTTTTATTTATGCTTCAAACTTTAGCTTAGGCGTTAATATCTTCTTCGAACTGAATAAAACATTAGCCAAAATGATGAGTACCTTAGAGCAATACAATGTCTCTATGGAAGAAATTCATCACACAAAAAAGTTAGATGCACCAAGTGGAACTGCCATTACTTTAGCAGAAGGTATTATAAACAACAATCCGCATTATGATGGGTGGATGCTTGATGATAAAGCTGATAAAAAATTACCTATAGTTGCTAAACGTATAGAAGATGTTCCTGGTACTCACACAGTAACTTACCAAAGTGAAGTAGACACCATTACTATAGATCACGTGGCACACAACAGGCAAGGTTTTGCTTTAGGAGCCGTAATTGCATCGGAATGGATTGTTGGAAAAACAGGGGTTTTCACAATGAACGATGTGTTAAACATTGGTTAA
- a CDS encoding tRNA (cytidine(34)-2'-O)-methyltransferase has translation MPLNIVLVEPEIPNNTGNIGRLALGSGSHLHLVKPFGFEISDARLKRAGLDYWKHLSITYYDNIDEFFKINHDKKMAFMSSHGKKKHWDIPFEDDLFLVFGKESVGLPKWINETYANQLYKIPLYSEHIRSLNLANAVSITVYEGLSQLRLK, from the coding sequence ATGCCTTTAAACATCGTTTTAGTTGAACCAGAAATACCGAACAACACAGGAAACATAGGCCGCTTAGCTTTAGGTTCTGGCTCACACCTACATTTAGTAAAACCTTTTGGTTTTGAAATATCGGATGCGCGATTAAAACGTGCCGGACTAGATTACTGGAAACACCTTTCTATTACGTATTACGATAATATTGATGAATTCTTCAAAATTAATCATGATAAAAAAATGGCTTTCATGTCTAGCCATGGTAAAAAAAAACATTGGGATATCCCTTTTGAAGACGATTTATTTTTAGTTTTCGGAAAAGAATCGGTTGGTCTTCCTAAATGGATTAATGAAACCTACGCAAATCAACTTTATAAAATTCCGCTGTACAGCGAACACATCCGCAGCTTGAATTTAGCAAATGCCGTGAGCATAACTGTTTACGAAGGTTTAAGTCAGTTAAGGTTAAAATAA
- a CDS encoding EF-hand domain-containing protein, with the protein MTSKNLKFGLVVMALCAVTITNAQDKKKPDPEKMFASYDTDEDKLISLDEFKAKKRKKEMEAEVLEKRFAKMDADSNGSVTLEEFKAGMAKGKGQENNKKKKQAE; encoded by the coding sequence ATGACATCAAAAAATTTAAAATTCGGTTTAGTTGTTATGGCATTATGTGCTGTTACTATTACTAACGCACAAGACAAAAAGAAACCAGATCCTGAGAAAATGTTTGCTTCTTATGATACTGATGAAGATAAACTTATAAGTTTAGATGAGTTTAAAGCAAAAAAACGCAAGAAAGAAATGGAAGCTGAAGTTTTAGAAAAACGTTTTGCTAAAATGGATGCTGATAGCAATGGTTCTGTAACTTTAGAGGAATTTAAGGCAGGAATGGCAAAAGGAAAAGGTCAAGAAAATAATAAGAAAAAGAAACAAGCTGAATAA
- the lepB gene encoding signal peptidase I — MTLMQWFIFILIIQVIHGLGTWKLYIKAGRQAWEAFIPVYNGVVLMKIINRPVWWVILLFLPIVNMIMFPVVWVETARSFGKNKPLDTALAILTLGFYNYYLNYVANVTYIENRDLQPKSSSGDWVSSILFAIVAATIVHTYFIQPFTIPSSSLEKSLLVGDFLFVSKFHYGARIPMTTVGAPMVHDTIPGLKKKSYLFNDNFEERKTSLVNKLQLPYLRFPGFENIERNDIVVFNQPADTLLDMNDFQPDRNYYKPIDKKTNLVKRCVGIAGDSLEVRDGFVYINGKKNELPDRAHLQFSYLVQPKTNQFNPAYLKERYDITDGFGIINNNNTYYFSAISDEALSQFKNHPNVASITPNKKEKGVRDANIFPHDPNYDWNVDFFGPLYIPEEGKTIDINLDVLPLYKRVISEYEGNDVTVRGNQILINGEVATTYTFKQNYYWMMGDNRHNSIDARAWGFVPFDHVVGKPVFIWMSWDGSSPRWERFFTTVSGSGKATSFLIPFLILLAGYFGFKKWKERKAANS; from the coding sequence ATGACGTTAATGCAATGGTTTATATTCATTTTAATAATTCAGGTTATTCATGGATTAGGCACCTGGAAATTATATATTAAAGCCGGTCGACAAGCCTGGGAAGCTTTTATTCCTGTTTACAACGGCGTAGTTTTAATGAAAATAATTAACCGTCCGGTTTGGTGGGTTATTCTTCTTTTTCTTCCCATAGTTAACATGATTATGTTTCCTGTAGTTTGGGTAGAAACTGCTAGAAGTTTTGGAAAAAATAAACCTTTAGATACTGCTTTAGCCATTCTTACATTAGGGTTTTACAACTATTACCTTAACTACGTTGCCAATGTAACTTATATTGAAAATCGCGATTTACAACCAAAATCTTCTTCTGGAGATTGGGTAAGCTCTATTTTATTTGCCATTGTTGCTGCCACTATTGTACACACCTATTTTATTCAACCATTTACGATTCCGTCTTCTTCTTTAGAAAAATCTTTATTAGTAGGCGATTTTCTGTTTGTAAGTAAATTTCATTATGGTGCTAGAATACCAATGACAACTGTTGGAGCACCAATGGTACATGATACTATTCCTGGTTTAAAAAAGAAATCATATTTATTCAACGATAATTTCGAAGAACGTAAAACATCATTAGTCAATAAACTACAACTTCCGTACTTACGTTTTCCTGGTTTCGAAAACATAGAACGTAATGATATTGTTGTATTCAATCAGCCAGCAGATACATTGCTGGACATGAACGATTTTCAACCAGACAGAAACTATTACAAACCTATAGACAAAAAGACCAACCTTGTAAAACGTTGTGTTGGTATTGCAGGAGATAGCTTAGAAGTTCGCGATGGTTTTGTTTATATTAACGGAAAGAAAAACGAATTGCCAGATCGTGCACATTTACAATTTAGTTATTTGGTGCAACCAAAAACCAATCAATTTAATCCTGCATATTTAAAAGAACGTTATGATATTACTGATGGTTTTGGTATTATTAATAACAACAATACCTACTATTTTTCAGCGATTTCCGATGAAGCTTTATCACAGTTTAAAAACCATCCAAACGTTGCAAGCATAACGCCTAACAAGAAAGAAAAAGGCGTTCGTGATGCTAACATTTTTCCTCATGATCCAAATTATGATTGGAATGTAGATTTCTTCGGACCATTATACATTCCTGAAGAAGGAAAAACAATAGATATCAACTTAGATGTTTTACCACTTTACAAACGCGTAATTAGCGAGTATGAAGGCAATGATGTAACCGTAAGAGGTAACCAAATTTTAATAAACGGAGAAGTTGCAACAACATACACTTTTAAACAAAATTATTATTGGATGATGGGTGATAACCGCCATAACTCTATCGATGCGAGAGCATGGGGTTTTGTACCGTTTGATCACGTTGTTGGTAAACCTGTATTTATATGGATGAGTTGGGATGGATCTAGCCCACGATGGGAGCGTTTCTTTACAACCGTAAGCGGTTCTGGAAAAGCAACATCTTTTTTAATTCCATTTTTAATTCTGTTAGCAGGATATTTTGGATTCAAAAAATGGAAAGAAAGAAAAGCGGCCAATAGCTAA
- a CDS encoding ParB/RepB/Spo0J family partition protein, with product MAKATKKQALGRGLSALLNDPSNDIQSAEDKNADKVIGNIVDLDIDFIEVNPFQPRTNFSEESLRELASSIKELGIIQPITVRKLGLNKYQLVSGERRYRASKLLGLETITAYVRIANDQESLEMALVENIQRQDLDPIEIALSYQRLIDEINLTQEQMSERVGKKRSTIANYLRLLKLDPIIQTGMRDGFISMGHGRALITIEDQSIQLDIYEKILSNKLSVRDTEVLVRNYNNDETIATPAKKEANTAMPNFVKTGISSFSEYFGHKIDVKVSKNGKGKITIPFHSEEDFNRIKKLVEGDSK from the coding sequence ATGGCGAAGGCAACAAAAAAACAAGCTTTAGGTAGAGGCTTATCTGCACTTTTAAACGACCCAAGTAACGATATCCAATCTGCCGAAGATAAAAATGCAGATAAAGTTATTGGGAACATTGTTGATTTAGATATCGACTTTATTGAAGTTAATCCATTTCAACCGCGAACTAATTTTAGTGAAGAAAGTTTACGAGAATTAGCATCTTCTATAAAAGAGTTGGGTATTATCCAACCTATAACCGTTAGAAAATTAGGTCTAAATAAATATCAACTCGTTTCAGGAGAGCGTCGTTATAGAGCGTCTAAATTATTAGGTTTAGAAACTATTACGGCTTACGTTAGAATTGCAAACGACCAAGAATCGCTAGAAATGGCCTTGGTTGAAAATATTCAACGTCAAGATTTAGATCCTATTGAAATAGCTCTTTCATACCAACGTTTAATAGACGAAATAAATTTAACGCAAGAGCAAATGAGCGAGCGCGTTGGAAAAAAACGTTCTACTATTGCTAATTATTTGCGTTTATTAAAGTTAGACCCAATTATCCAAACAGGTATGCGCGATGGCTTTATATCTATGGGACATGGACGTGCTTTAATTACTATCGAAGACCAATCGATTCAATTAGATATTTACGAAAAAATCTTATCAAACAAATTATCGGTTAGAGACACCGAAGTATTAGTTCGTAATTATAACAACGACGAAACTATTGCTACTCCGGCAAAAAAGGAAGCAAATACAGCTATGCCAAATTTTGTTAAAACTGGCATAAGCTCGTTTTCGGAATACTTTGGACATAAAATTGACGTTAAAGTCTCTAAAAACGGAAAAGGAAAAATTACAATTCCATTTCATTCCGAAGAAGATTTTAACCGTATTAAAAAATTAGTCGAAGGTGATTCAAAATAA
- a CDS encoding DUF6122 family protein, giving the protein MLQSIAHYGCHFLLPLAVALIWFKPNWKVAYLIMIAGMLIDLDHLLADPIFDSNRCSVNFHPLHTYYALVIYIALLFFKKTRLIGLGLVIHILADTVDCSFM; this is encoded by the coding sequence ATGTTACAGTCTATCGCACATTACGGTTGTCATTTTCTATTGCCTTTGGCCGTGGCGCTTATTTGGTTTAAACCGAATTGGAAAGTCGCGTATTTAATAATGATTGCAGGTATGTTAATAGATCTAGACCACTTGTTAGCCGATCCTATTTTCGATTCAAACAGATGTAGTGTTAACTTCCACCCGCTACACACGTATTACGCTTTGGTTATTTATATTGCTTTACTCTTTTTTAAGAAAACACGCTTAATTGGTCTAGGCTTAGTAATACATATTCTTGCCGATACGGTAGATTGTTCTTTTATGTAA
- a CDS encoding endonuclease/exonuclease/phosphatase family protein — protein sequence MKNLSFINKIIYIVNSIVAMLLLLSMVFPYLPPKTFSFLSVINLGVSFLIIINALFVVYWLVRLKKQLLTSLVVLLFAYLTFGSLYKFSPSKKIESDQNFKVMNYNVRLFNLYKWIPEEQVEVNIVDFVKAEDPDILSIQEYHPHENINLSSFKYKFEKLSGKKIKYGQAIFSNFPIINSGSVEFPKTANNAIFADVVKGKDTIRVYNIHLESLRIDTKIESLKKENSERLLQRIGSAFKKQQNQTELFLEHKTKCKYKMIICGDFNNTAFSYVYRKIKGDLNDSFKEAGNGFGRTHEFQFIPMRIDFILTDDAFSINGYKSYSEHFSDHYPISTTLSLESE from the coding sequence ATGAAAAACCTGAGTTTCATTAATAAAATAATATATATCGTCAACAGTATTGTGGCGATGCTATTATTGCTTTCAATGGTTTTTCCTTACTTGCCACCAAAAACATTTTCATTCTTATCCGTAATAAATTTAGGCGTATCTTTTTTAATTATTATCAATGCACTCTTTGTGGTCTATTGGTTAGTAAGGTTAAAAAAACAGCTATTAACGTCTTTAGTGGTTTTGCTTTTTGCGTATTTAACTTTTGGGTCTTTATATAAGTTTTCACCATCTAAAAAAATTGAATCCGATCAAAATTTTAAAGTCATGAACTATAATGTTCGTTTGTTTAATCTTTATAAATGGATTCCAGAAGAACAGGTAGAAGTAAATATTGTAGATTTTGTAAAAGCCGAAGATCCCGATATATTGAGCATTCAAGAATATCATCCACACGAAAATATTAATCTGTCTAGTTTTAAATATAAGTTCGAAAAACTATCGGGTAAAAAAATAAAATACGGACAAGCCATTTTTTCTAATTTTCCAATTATAAATTCCGGATCAGTGGAGTTTCCTAAAACAGCAAACAACGCCATATTTGCCGATGTTGTAAAAGGAAAAGACACCATTAGAGTGTACAATATTCATTTAGAATCTCTTCGTATCGATACTAAAATAGAGAGCTTAAAAAAGGAAAATTCCGAACGACTTCTACAACGTATAGGTTCTGCTTTTAAAAAGCAACAAAACCAAACTGAATTGTTTTTAGAACACAAAACCAAGTGTAAATACAAAATGATTATTTGTGGCGATTTTAATAACACCGCCTTTTCTTATGTGTACCGAAAAATAAAGGGAGACCTTAACGATTCTTTTAAGGAAGCCGGTAATGGTTTTGGGCGCACACACGAATTTCAGTTTATACCAATGCGTATAGATTTTATTTTAACCGATGATGCTTTTTCTATTAATGGCTATAAAAGCTACAGCGAGCACTTCTCCGATCATTATCCAATAAGTACAACGCTGAGTTTAGAAAGTGAGTAG
- a CDS encoding ParA family protein, with the protein MGKIIAIANQKGGVGKTTTSVNLAASLGVLEKKVLLIDADPQANASSGIGIDVETVEIGTYQLLEHSNTAREAIMKTDSPNLDIIPAHIDLVAIEIELVDKEAREYMLKKSLNEIKDDYDYILIDCAPSLGLLTLNALTAADSVIIPIQCEYFALEGLGKLLNTIKSVQKIHNPELDIEGLLLTMYDSRLRLSNQVVEEVQKHFNDMVFKTIIQRNVRLSEAPSYGESIINYDASSKGATNYLSLAREVITKNA; encoded by the coding sequence ATGGGTAAAATCATCGCAATTGCTAACCAAAAAGGAGGCGTTGGAAAAACAACCACGTCGGTAAATCTTGCCGCATCCTTAGGTGTATTAGAAAAAAAAGTGTTACTTATAGATGCTGACCCTCAAGCAAATGCAAGTTCTGGAATAGGTATAGATGTTGAAACTGTAGAAATTGGAACCTACCAACTTTTAGAGCATTCTAACACCGCAAGAGAAGCCATCATGAAAACTGATTCGCCAAACCTCGACATTATACCTGCTCATATCGACTTGGTCGCTATAGAAATTGAACTTGTTGATAAAGAAGCACGTGAATACATGCTTAAAAAATCACTAAACGAAATTAAAGACGACTACGATTATATATTAATTGATTGCGCGCCATCGCTAGGGTTACTAACCTTAAATGCTTTAACAGCTGCCGATTCCGTAATCATCCCAATTCAATGTGAATACTTTGCATTAGAAGGTTTAGGAAAATTATTAAACACTATAAAAAGTGTTCAAAAAATACACAATCCAGAATTAGACATTGAAGGCTTATTGCTAACCATGTACGATTCGCGTTTACGCCTATCCAACCAAGTGGTGGAAGAGGTACAAAAACACTTTAACGATATGGTTTTTAAAACCATTATACAGCGTAATGTTCGCTTAAGCGAAGCACCAAGTTACGGCGAAAGCATTATTAATTATGATGCTAGCAGTAAAGGCGCAACCAATTACCTGAGTTTAGCAAGAGAAGTTATCACTAAAAACGCTTAA
- a CDS encoding DUF5683 domain-containing protein, whose amino-acid sequence MQNKFIITSLCAFLCCFSLFSQDKAPQEESLPKEKTKELPKEFIIDSTLQITEAYDPLRPAKAAFYSAILPGLGQAYNKKYWKIPIVYAALGTGVYFYINNSNEYTRYRDAYKSRLAGFETDEFYFDSSGTKLDEPRVSTDRLETAQEFYRKNKEISLLVTIGLYALNIIEANVDAHLLQYNVDENLSLAPHYQFNEVDATSNLGLTLNFKF is encoded by the coding sequence ATTCAAAATAAATTTATAATAACAAGTCTTTGCGCTTTTCTATGTTGCTTTTCTTTATTTTCTCAAGATAAAGCTCCACAGGAAGAATCTCTTCCTAAGGAAAAAACAAAAGAACTGCCCAAAGAATTTATAATAGATTCTACACTACAAATAACTGAAGCTTACGATCCGTTAAGACCTGCAAAAGCTGCTTTTTACTCAGCTATTTTGCCAGGTTTAGGGCAAGCTTACAACAAAAAATATTGGAAAATCCCTATTGTATACGCTGCATTAGGAACAGGCGTCTATTTTTACATAAACAATAGTAATGAATACACAAGGTATCGTGATGCCTATAAAAGTCGTTTAGCCGGATTTGAAACCGATGAGTTTTATTTCGATTCCTCTGGAACAAAACTAGACGAACCACGAGTGAGTACAGATAGATTAGAAACAGCGCAAGAATTTTATCGAAAAAACAAAGAAATTTCGCTTCTTGTAACTATTGGTCTGTACGCTTTAAATATAATAGAAGCCAATGTGGATGCCCATTTACTGCAGTATAATGTAGATGAGAATTTATCTTTGGCACCACATTACCAATTTAATGAGGTTGACGCAACTAGCAACCTTGGACTAACTTTAAATTTCAAATTTTAA
- a CDS encoding tetratricopeptide repeat protein produces MDSPNLERGIQLFQIGRYQDAIPYFQTALTEDVNNSNAKYFLAQCLFLTKDLEKALNLALDLRAELPNWANVYFLLSQIYLHQDDVKEAEINIDKSLELDPYDDTAFGQKAYIEITKKKFEAALNFANEGLRINPKSNFCQNARTTALTKLNRKEEAKSSIENLLEDDPEDAHSHANVGWSYLEHNDTKKALTHFKEALSLDPNLDYARSGMVTAIKSKNRVYNLYLRYSFWMNKQSGKNQWIFIIGIYIAYKISAKLIAASGYTFLLIPLIIAYLLFALGSWIMEPLSNMLLILDKYGKYLLDKKEKLSGQIFFALLVGALLMFLGNVLTKNDYFTMLSLTCLAAILPLTRGVLANTEKSKIINLVYGGIMLLVAIVLSLTGGSIAHIGITVGIMFIAYTWLSNFFTK; encoded by the coding sequence ATGGATAGCCCAAATCTAGAACGCGGCATTCAGCTTTTTCAAATTGGTAGATATCAAGATGCTATCCCCTATTTTCAAACAGCTTTAACCGAAGACGTCAACAACAGTAATGCTAAATATTTTTTGGCACAATGCCTATTCCTTACTAAAGATTTAGAAAAAGCGCTAAACTTGGCGCTTGATCTTCGTGCGGAATTACCTAATTGGGCTAATGTTTACTTTTTACTGTCTCAAATATATTTACATCAAGATGATGTAAAAGAAGCGGAAATAAACATCGATAAATCTCTGGAGTTAGATCCATACGATGATACCGCTTTTGGACAAAAAGCATACATTGAAATTACAAAAAAGAAGTTTGAAGCGGCTTTAAATTTTGCCAACGAAGGGTTGCGAATTAATCCAAAAAGTAATTTCTGCCAAAATGCACGAACCACAGCATTAACAAAATTAAATAGAAAAGAAGAAGCAAAATCTTCTATTGAAAACTTACTAGAAGACGATCCTGAAGACGCTCACTCGCACGCTAACGTGGGGTGGAGTTATTTGGAGCACAACGATACTAAAAAAGCATTAACTCATTTTAAAGAAGCCTTATCACTAGACCCAAATTTAGATTACGCTAGATCGGGAATGGTAACCGCTATAAAATCTAAAAACAGAGTTTACAACCTCTATTTGCGTTACTCCTTTTGGATGAACAAGCAATCGGGAAAAAACCAATGGATTTTTATTATCGGTATTTATATTGCTTATAAAATTTCAGCAAAGCTCATTGCAGCGTCGGGGTATACTTTTTTATTAATCCCGCTAATTATTGCATATCTATTATTTGCTCTAGGCAGTTGGATTATGGAACCGCTTTCTAATATGCTACTTATTCTCGATAAATACGGCAAGTATTTATTAGACAAAAAAGAAAAACTAAGTGGTCAAATATTTTTCGCTCTACTTGTTGGAGCATTACTTATGTTTTTGGGTAATGTTTTAACAAAAAACGATTATTTCACCATGCTAAGCCTAACGTGTTTAGCCGCTATTTTACCGCTAACCCGTGGTGTTTTGGCAAATACCGAAAAATCTAAAATAATCAACTTAGTTTACGGCGGTATTATGCTATTAGTAGCCATTGTATTGTCGCTTACAGGTGGCTCTATTGCTCATATTGGCATTACGGTTGGTATTATGTTTATTGCGTATACTTGGCTAAGCAACTTTTTTACTAAATAA